The Desulfosoma sp. DNA window TTGTTGTCTCAATCCCCTCAAATCGGGGCCTGCCTTCGGACGCACGTGCAAAGACGGAAAAGGACGAAGAACACATTGTCTCAATCCCCTCAAATCGGGGCCTGCCTTCGGACACAAAGCCGCCGCCCCCAAGAGGGCAACACGGCCAAGTCTCAATCCCCTCAAATCGGGGCCTGCCTTCGGACACTTTCTCCAGCCGCGCCGACCAGAGCGAGGGCTGGTCTCAATCCCCTCAAATCGGGGCCTGCCTTCGGACTAGACCATGAAAAGAATTGCAATACGCTCGTGTCAGTCTCAATCCCCTCAAATCGGGGCCTGCCTTCGGACATTAGGGCAAGGACTGAGGGCGACGAAGAATTTATCGGTCTCAATCCCCTCAAATCGGGGCCTGCCTTCGGACTCTGACGGCGGGCGGCTGATCTTATCGGCCACCCGACCGTCTCAATCCCCTCAAATCGGGGCCTGCCTTCGGACGAACCATGGTCGAACAAGAATGCATCTTTCAGAGGTGTCTCAATCCCCTCAAATCGGGGCCTGCCTTCGGACCATGAAGGAAACCAAAAAGCCTGCCCCGTGGCCAAGGTCTCAATCCCCTCAAATCGGGGCCTGCCTTCGGACCTGCGCGTCGTCCTCTTCCGAGGGGACCGCTACCAAGTCTCAATCCCCTCAAATCGGGGCCTGCCTTCGGACCAATCTTCCTAATTAATGGCCTTATTGAGGGCGTGTGGTCTCAATCCCCTCAAATCGGGGCCTGCCTTCGGACCCATTCCTGGCCGGGAATGGCCTGAGGTCTTCCTTGTCTCAATCCCCTCAAATCGGGGCCTGCCTTCGGACTTGACAAGCTCGTTGACTGAGCCGTGAGGCAGCCTCAGTCTCAATCCCCTCAAATCGGGGCCTGCCTTCGGACCCATATGCGTACGGCAATGAGAAGCTGGACCGGACCGGTCTCAATCCCCTCAAATCGGGGCCTGCCTTCGGACGCTATCGGTGCCCGTGCCAAGCTCCGCTTGGCACTAGTCTCAATCCCCTCAAATCGGGGCCTGCCTTCGGACAAACCAAAAAGCCTGCCCCGTGGCCAAGGCCACAACGTCTCAATCCCCTCAAATCGGGGCCTGCCTTCGGACCTTGAACGTGTGCTAAGAACGAACGCCTACGGCCATGTCTCAATCCCCTCAAATCGGGGCCTGCCTTCGGACCGGATGAACAGCGCGTAATATGGGTCAAAGGTTCCCTGTCTCAATCCCCTCAAATCGGGGCCTGCCTTCGGACTCACAAGGAAATTTTCAGGTTAATCGAACAGCCGCCTGTCTCAATCCCCTCAAATCGGGGCCTGCCTTCGGACAAACCAAAAAGCCTGCCCCGTGGCCAAGGCCACTCAAGTCTCAATCCCCTCAAATCGGGGCCTGCCTTCGGACCAAGGGAATCGGCCAAGGCCACGGGCGGGCATGGAGGTCTCAATCCCCTCAAATCGGGGCCTGCCTTCGGACCAAAGCCGCCGCCCCAAGGGAAAGTGGCCAAGGCCAAGTCTCAATCCCCTCAAATCGGGGCCTGCCTTCGGACTCAGGAAGGCCTTGGCGGGGAGCACAGCCCCCGCACGTCTCAATCCCCTCAAATCGGGGCCTGCCTTCGGACTCATACGAGCGTCTATGTGCTAGTGCACCAAAACAAGTCTCAATCCCCTCAAATCGGGGCCTGCCTTCGGACGCAATTTACCGAAGACCAGAGAACTCTCTCTACCCAGTCTCAATCCCCTCAAATCGGGGCCTGCCTTCGGACCCGTTGTCAACGGGGAACTGGTTTCATGGCGGAAGTCTCAATCCCCTCAAATCGGGGCCTGCCTTCGGACACTACGCCCCGCGGTTGGAGTGGATCATACGGGAAAAGTCTCAATCCCCTCAAATCGGGGCCTGCCTTCGGACTCTGGAAGCAAGGGATTACGAAATGGCGGCAATGCATGTCTCAATCCCCTCAAATCGGGGCCTGCCTTCGGACGTTGGCTGAGTGGATACAAAGAGTGAAACAACAATCGTCTCAATCCCCTCAAATCGGGGCCTGCCTTCGGACACATGAGTGTGGCTAATCTGATATGGTACCCCAACGGTCTCAATCCCCTCAAATCGGGGCCTGCCTTCGGACTGCAGCCCTCGGGCTTCACGGGCTCGCTGACCTCCTGGTCTCAATCCCCTCAAATCGGGGCCTGCCTTCGGACTCTTGGACGAGTGCGGATTTTCATCCAGAGTGGAAGTCTCAATCCCCTCAAATCGGGGCCTGCCTTCGGACTCATGGTGTTCCCCTTCCCCTTACTGGCCCCCTAGTGTCTCAATCCCCTCAAATCGGGGCCTGCCTTCGGACATTCGCTTTGCGAAACAAAACAGCACCTTGATAAGCTGTCTCAATCCCCTCAAATCGGGGCCTGCCTTCGGACAATGGCCTCGTGAGGGTCACTCTCAGGAACCGCACGGTCTCAATCCCCTCAAATCGGGGCCTGCCTTCGGACTTACTGTGTGGCGCTATCGGGGCGTGGGGCCGCACTGTCTCAATCCCCTCAAATCGGGGCCTGCCTTCGGACCCAGCAAATGGGTCATATCGATTCGCAAAGAGGCCCTGTCTCAATCCCCTCAAATCGGGGCCTGCCTTCGGACTAACGCACTACTCAAGGCCACAGGGGACAAGTCCCTGTCTCAATCCCCTCAAATCGGGGCCTGCCTTCGGACACACGCGATGCGGCCGCTCTGCTAAGCACCATGCTAGTCTCAATCCCCTCAAATCGGGGCCTGCCTTCGGACTTGAGGCCTTTGGCCTAGGGTCAGTCTTCGACCGTATGTCTCAATCCCCTCAAATCGGGGCCTGCCTTCGGACACTTCATGGGCCGAGGCCGTTCCCTCCATCGAAGGGGTCTCAATCCCCTCAAATCGGGGCCTGCCTTCGGACTCATGGGTCCCGCAGCTCTGGTTAGCACCGATAATGGTCTCAATCCCCTCAAATCGGGGCCTGCCTTCGGACCCACGCTTCAATGGCGCGGGGTATCCCAGCGCGAACTGTCTCAATCCCCTCAAATCGGGGCCTGCCTTCGGACGATCAACAAACCGCTAGTGGGTCCCGCCAACAAAGCGTCTCAATCCCCTCAAATCGGGGCCTGCCTTCGGACCTGAACGCCAGCCCCGTGGGCAACCCCCACGGGGTTTTGTCTCAATCCCCTCAAATCGGGGCCTGCCTTCGGACATTTTAACCCTGCTTCCGGGAAGCCAGTGGGTAGGTCTCAATCCCCTCAAATCGGGGCCTGCCTTCGGACTTGATGTCAATCAGGAGATCTCTAGGGCAGAGGCTTGGTCTCAATCCCCTCAAATCGGGGCCTGCCTTCGGACGATGAGGTGATCGCCAAGTGGGCCGAGGCTTACCCAGGTCTCAATCCCCTCAAATCGGGGCCTGCCTTCGGACACACCACCGAAGTCACCGAGTAAGGAGGCCAGACGTCTCAATCCCCTCAAATCGGGGCCTGCCTTCGGACACACCACCGAAGTCACCGAGTAAGGAGGCCAGACGTCTCAATCCCCTCAAATCGGGGCCTGCCTTCGGACAGAGGTGCCGGTGCACGTTGCAACCGGTCTCACCGAGTCTCAATCCCCTCAAATCGGGGCCTGCCTTCGGACTCTTAGCTTGTCTGGGCGCTTACTGTCAAGCTTTCCAAGCCTGTTTCGGAGCATCCCGCGCCAAGGTTCCCCAGCTTAACGCAAAAACGAGCCTTCACTTTCGTTTAAAACCTCGTAAGCGTTTGACTCTACACTGTTATACTTTTGCGGAGCACCTCCCAGGCACCCCTCTCGAAAATTCAATACCTTAGTCACCAATGCCCAATATGCCCTAACATCCTCCGCATCTCTTGCAAAAATCTCAGTTTTTCATGGAAACTTGATGTGTTAAACCTTTCAACCCCGCTCCGGAATGTGCCCCGTAGATGGTTCGTCAACAACCCAAAATCGAGGAGTACAACAGTAGGCCGATGGAAGTGCGTCTGCTACGGTTAGATAATGCCGTGACTTACCCTCTCCGGTGCCATGCCTGTTCCCACATGCTCAAAAGATCCAAGACACCGTTCGCACTGTCGATAAAACCTCACCGTGTCTGTCGTGTGGTCGATGAGACGACTCAAACGATCCATGAGCGTCAGCAGCTTTTTTTCCGTAAGCGCCGGGCACTCAAAGACGGATTTCTGCACCCGGTACCCATAGCCCTTTAACACCTTAACAACCCGATACCTTGTGCGATCATCCGAAACGTCAAAACACACCACGTAGAACATGGACATGGCAGGCTTCCCTGGTTTGAGTCAGAGTCCAAAGCCCCGTCAAAAAAGCTTCTATCCCTTAAAATCGGGTCCACGGAAAAGGTTCATAGACCAGCGTTTCCCCCATAAGAAAACGCAGGAAACGACGTGCTTGATCCCGCACCACACCCCGATACGTGGTCATGGTCCCCTCAAAAGGACACCGTATCGGCGTGTTCATCCATCGTTCATAAGCGTCGACAAAAGCACGCGCCATACGAGGCTTCATCTCTACAGGCCGATGATCACGAAGATCCTCTTCATCAACACCATCGGTCGAAGACACCTCTTTTTGCACAAAATCATCAGGCCCAATGACGCGACGGTTAGTCAGGGCCAAAACCAAACGATCCCCCAAATGCACGCGCCATTCTTCCACAAGATCACATGCCAAGGACGGTCGCCCATATTCTTCCGTGTGCAGCGTCCCTAAATATGGATCCAGTCCGACTATCTTCACAGCCGTGAGCACCTCGTTGGTGAGCAGAGTGTACGTAAAAGAGAGTAAGGCGTTGATGGGGTCGAGCGGAGGTCTTTTGGTCCGCCCCGAAAAGGAAAAGCCCGGCACACGGATCAGCTCCCCAAAAACCCCGAAATACAAATTGGCGCCACGGCCTTCCAGCCCCCGCACCATGTCCATATCCTCCTCCATGGCCGCCATGCGGGCCAAACCTTGAATCTGCGCGGCCGTATCCCTGAGCCTTTCGGAACCGTATTCTCCCGCCCGTCGCGATAGAAAACGCGCCGCATTTCTCAGCTTAGCCTCCACCAGCAATCTCGCAATCCGCACCGCCTCCTTCTCATCAGCGAATCTCAAATACTGCGCCTTGCGACGAGCCACATGCTTGTGTTCATCCACCACAAGACGGCCTCGAAAATGCCCCCACGGGCTTAAAAGAACCGTTTCCACACGACGCCGTACCAGTTCATGAACCACAGCACCACTTAAAGAGGCGCCAACCAATACCAGCTGCTCCAACCCTTCCAAGGGAATGCGCCCTATGGCTTCATCTTTGCGCCAGATGATCAGCTCTTCACCCTGTTTGCGCAGGTAAGTGCCGGGTTCCAACACGTAGTAGCGTTCCATGAGGAATGTCCTCCAGTGTTCATCCGACTGTCGAGGAAAACACAACAGTCCACCCCTACAGGAACCTCTCCCCTTAGCATGGTTAGTCCAGAAAACGTTCCACCAGACGCACAGCTTCCTTAAGCGCGTTCAAAGCATCCCGAAGATTTTCTACCCTCTCCGCCTTCATCGCCCCTTCCGGCTCCTGCCATTCAGGCCAGTGCAGCAGGGGATGCGCATAGCGGACATTAGGCCCGAAGTCACAGAAGGAGACCTCCATACCCAAAAGACGGTGAATCTTTTTACATCCGAGCGGCGTCCCTCGAAGCCGTGAAAGCTGGTAGTCTACATAGTGGGGATTGTATTCCGGAACATATTGAAACACATGGTGCAAAAGCACCTTGGCTCTTGGAAGAAACCCCAAAGTCCCCAACAGAATCTTTTCGGCTCGAACAGATAAGCTTCGTTGCTGCCTACATTCCACAAGAATCTGTCCCAAGGCCGCACATCGGTCCTCCAGAACAGCCAACTCCGGATAATCCGCCGCCCATTTTTCCCTCTTGGGATGCACGAGCACGGCAGCTCCTTCTGTCTCTGATTTCAGCTCCTGAAACACCTTGGCCGGAATGCGCCGTACCTTTTCTAAAACAGCCAATTGACCGTCCAGGGAACGATCCCGCGTGTTAAGAAAATAGGAAGGACGACCTGTAAGCCGATGAATGCCAAGGGGTAGTTTCACCAGATTCCCCAGCCCCTTGCCTTCCAATCGATCTTGCTTGGGAAAGACTTCCAGTTGAAAACAGGAAACGTCCGGCTGAAGACGCGCGGCCAATCGTTGCAGGACTGCACGCACCAGAGCTGCCGGCAGCGGCTCCTCAAGGAAAAACCAAAAATGAAACCCTTTGCCGCCACTAAATTCCACTAGACACGGCAAATGCCAACTTTTGGCCGTTTCCATCAGACGTGTCAAAAGGTAGCGCTGCTCACGACGTACAAGATCCCGTTTTTGAGCCATGCCCTCCCGGTTCCGAAGTTCAAGACGCAGGTCCGCGTCCAGGACACCCAGTC harbors:
- the cas2 gene encoding CRISPR-associated endonuclease Cas2 — translated: MSMFYVVCFDVSDDRTRYRVVKVLKGYGYRVQKSVFECPALTEKKLLTLMDRLSRLIDHTTDTVRFYRQCERCLGSFEHVGTGMAPERVSHGII
- the cas1 gene encoding CRISPR-associated endonuclease Cas1 — its product is MERYYVLEPGTYLRKQGEELIIWRKDEAIGRIPLEGLEQLVLVGASLSGAVVHELVRRRVETVLLSPWGHFRGRLVVDEHKHVARRKAQYLRFADEKEAVRIARLLVEAKLRNAARFLSRRAGEYGSERLRDTAAQIQGLARMAAMEEDMDMVRGLEGRGANLYFGVFGELIRVPGFSFSGRTKRPPLDPINALLSFTYTLLTNEVLTAVKIVGLDPYLGTLHTEEYGRPSLACDLVEEWRVHLGDRLVLALTNRRVIGPDDFVQKEVSSTDGVDEEDLRDHRPVEMKPRMARAFVDAYERWMNTPIRCPFEGTMTTYRGVVRDQARRFLRFLMGETLVYEPFPWTRF
- a CDS encoding CRISPR-associated primase-polymerase type A1; the encoded protein is MDMGKPFVKEASESKVDYALVLRNLEKGIAENKDQESILRIIRRPEFWRALPPQDALRCARLAQAAGDIVTALAILEWLTTHCPDFMEAWRERVALLEVLGRNATQAFASQMDPPSSEDASSRNVLSDAPPWMEEAEEKGEATNEDFSQIEGPFWELRQREAAVQRYMSLFQGREDCFARQWVDRNQGTQGYVPVRRALEMADVMDHLQGRKTYGIYLLQQDSRVRLGVLDADLRLELRNREGMAQKRDLVRREQRYLLTRLMETAKSWHLPCLVEFSGGKGFHFWFFLEEPLPAALVRAVLQRLAARLQPDVSCFQLEVFPKQDRLEGKGLGNLVKLPLGIHRLTGRPSYFLNTRDRSLDGQLAVLEKVRRIPAKVFQELKSETEGAAVLVHPKREKWAADYPELAVLEDRCAALGQILVECRQQRSLSVRAEKILLGTLGFLPRAKVLLHHVFQYVPEYNPHYVDYQLSRLRGTPLGCKKIHRLLGMEVSFCDFGPNVRYAHPLLHWPEWQEPEGAMKAERVENLRDALNALKEAVRLVERFLD